In the Lepidochelys kempii isolate rLepKem1 chromosome 3, rLepKem1.hap2, whole genome shotgun sequence genome, one interval contains:
- the URB2 gene encoding unhealthy ribosome biogenesis protein 2 homolog isoform X3 — translation MRDAPAAAAPPTNGRPSPRRSASAAWRLERAKGKGHGAAAHTIIVSMAAIYSGIHLKLKSAKTSWEDKIKLAHFAWISHQCFLPNKEQVLLDWVSHALVSYYNKKLELEDEIVEKLWTYLDNIFHSRKLQNLLKDGKTINLSFLIAQVINERISESCIQKSRGNVGTVLSCCRGILSTPPLSIIYTTKYELMVNLLSKLSWLACQWLTSEDAVTSQLFDVLQLTFAQYLLIQRQQINPNRVFGQVTSHLFQPCLLLRHLLMARAWTPADDGRVRQHLSREIRNQVEAVLQAGIFQPELLSSYRGELLPEREPQEKKKRALKTILMPVKTVLSKFQDASFCESTLQVIIVANSVPLLYKLFLDSYCKAENHMVCFHMFTRLFGCLRISHLQEDLWQEMLSPVDWSTELLAVEQLLNLVLSNDIYNVAADRIRHKETQFQFYRKLAEMLVNHSQASIPAWFRCLKTLISLNHLIVEPDLDDLVASAWIDAEVSEPRTKKPQETLINAMFQTYTKLRQFPKFFEEVLSVICRPADDELRLPVLSAGLTAKLRECLLELPPNQILDILFLILEKCQTQIIPDVKDDSDMALKLLSVSSVLHTFLFNMKSLDNVTPLPVVLRTQSLLDKMQKEVIQPLLDLLKDQWADEDKPGLWLEKVSDSALLLVCTWVEVDTLLSINCSKYVSRLAEAAGGGTDCAAESWDFSALLPGVDSQCWKRVVRFSGNFCSPSKYCLELLMLQKIKKILMQTSFQTEADLHTLQHAAAFILHSGRSSMSMEESEPWNGNISAINALTYPAAHWYLVVSNLTILIPHLSLKDVEYVADVLLKTLPSTKAPGVSADQDSFITAEKVSKALLHSTFLPEIKVLHCAFISRVIQQCSSVFCSATQGIVDQPIQQLSAVNIPWHEEVLSSCKMVGMGEAQSENNQSKDEPFICWTTMEKIAQHILLLTRTGSPITLEEDQIESFLHLLEMISALKLDSLFPSDHTRCFLLLLSLVANTRANISCSKLLSLKFLITCFRLLTCLQTGRSVNSIFKVFHASDALEAVMTALFAASKCFADVLTTPAWAEFLQVIQTFLECFLQMIVEKRQSLKLNLEKFSFFLASCKPYVDADRGKPWNTAVNQLLLVPLTTLCHVLTLYLQQQPEKKQQLTEMLSALLKPTVLQTGTAIQLCLRNLTKDQPLPLAFIPAVSTLLKADLSYMCTGRFMKMEGKQENPKDPGKYREYSHTELYQKFYTQVLRELTSVEGHLQFFHSALQFLTVFCSVTDLYPGEETALTVFHAVKKLLAATITQGVNGSA, via the exons ATGCGTGATgcacccgccgccgccgccccccccaccAATGGGAGGCCCTCGCCGCGGCGCTCGGCTAGCGCTGCCTGGCGCCTTGAGCGGGCGAAGGGCAAAGGCCACGGGGCGGCAGCAC ATACAATAATAGTCTCTATGGCTGCAATTTACTCAGGAATTCACCTGAAGCTGAAAAGTGCAAAAACCTCTTGGGAAGACAAAATCAAATTAGCTCACTTTGCATGGATTTCCCATCAGTGCTTTCTTCCAAATAAAGAACAA GTATTACTTGATTGGGTGAGCCATGCATTGGTTTCATATTACAACAAGAAACTTGAACTGGAGGATGAAATTGTTGAGAAACTTTGGACGTACCTGGATAACATCTTCCATAGCAGAAAACTACAGAATCTCTTAAAGGATGGAAAGACAATCAACCTCAGTTTTTTGATTGCACAG GTCATAAATGAAAGGATATCCGAGTCCTGCATTCAAAAATCCCGCGGAAATGTTGGTACAGTGCTAAGTTGTTGCAGGGGCATCCTTTCCACTCCGCCTCTCTCCATCATCTATACCACAAAATATGAGCTGATGGTGAACCTCTTAagcaagctctcctggctggcctgTCAATGGCTGACCTCAGAAGATGCTGTGACTTCCCAGTTGTTTGATGTCCTCCAGCTGACCTTTGCTCAGTACCTCCTGATTCAGAGGCAACAGATCAACCCAAATCGTGTGTTTGGGCAAGTGACCAGCCACTTGTTTCAACCATGTCTGCTCCTGAGGCATTTGCTTATGGCCAGAGCGTGGACACCAGCTGATGATGGCCGCGTACGTCAGCATCTGAGCAGGGAAATCCGAAACCAAGTAGAGGCTGTGCTACAGGCTGGGATTTTCCAGCCTGAGCTCTTGTCCTCTTACAGAGGGGAGCTCCTGCCAGAAAGGGAACcgcaagagaaaaagaaaagggctcTGAAAACTATTCTGATGCCAGTCAAAACAGTGCTGTCCAAGTTCCAGGATGCTAGCTTTTGTGAATCAACGCTCCAGGTGATCATAGTAGCAAATTCAGTACCTCTGCTTTATAAGCTCTTTTTGGATTCTTATTGTAAGGCAGAAAACCACATGGTCTGTTTCCACATGTTCACCAGGCTTTTTGGCTGTCTAAGGATTTCTCACCTGCAGGAGGATCtatggcaggagatgctctcgcCAGTAGACTGGAGCACAGAACTGCTTGCTGTGGAACAGCTCCTGAACTTGGTGCTCAGCAACGATATCTATAACGTTGCCGCTGACCGGATCAGGCACAAAGAGACCCAGTTCCAGTTTTACCGCAAACTGGCAGAAATGTTGGTGAATCACTCCCAGGCTTCCATCCCAGCTTGGTTTAGGTGTCTCAAGACCTTGATTTCGTTAAATCATTTAATTGTCGAGCctgatctggatgaccttgtggCCTCAGCTTGGATCGATGCAGAGGTCTCTGAGCCACGTACAAAGAAGCCTCAAGAGACTCTCATAAATGCCATGTTTCAGACTTACACGAAGCTGCGACAGTTCCCTAAATTCTTTGAAGAGGTTCTGTCCGTGATCTGCCGTCCAGCTGATGATGAGTTAAGGCTGCCAGTCTTGTCTGCTGGGCTGACGGCAAAGCTTCGTGAGTGCCTCCTCGAGCTGCCACCCAACCAGATTCTGGATATTTTGTTCCTCATACTGGAGAAGTGTCAGACTCAAATAATTCCTGACGTGAAAGATGATTCTGACATGGCACTGAAGCTGTTGTCTGTGAGCTCTGTGCTTCACACTTTTCTGTTCAACATGAAGAGTTTGGATAATGTCACCCCATTACCTGTTGTCCTTCGCACTCAGAGTCTGTTGGACAAGATGCAGAAAGAGGTAATCCAGCCATTGCTAGACCTATTGAAGGATCAGTGGGCAGACGAAGATAAACCAGGGCTTTGGCTAGAGAAGGTCAGTGATTCCGCGCTCCTCCTTGTCTGCACATGGGTGGAGGTTGACACTCTGCTTAGTATAAACTGCAGCAAATATGTGTCTCGACTGGCTGAAGCAGCTGGTGGTGGTACTGACTGTGCTGCAGAGAGCTGGGACTTCTCAGCCCTTCTCCCTGGCGTGGATAGCCAGTGTTGGAAGAGGGTAGTGAGATTCTCAGGTAATTTCTGCTCACCTAGTAAATATTGCTTAGAACTGCTCATgcttcagaaaataaaaaagatcTTAATGCAAACCAGTTTTCAGACTGAGGCTGATCTTCACACCTTGCAGCATGCCGCAGCTTTCATCCTTCATTCTGGAAGATCAAGCATGAGCATGGAAGAGTCCGAACCTTGGAATGGCAACATCAGTGCAATAAATGCTCTCACCTACCCCGCTGCACACTGGTACCTTGTAGTCTCAAATCTAACAATCCTGATTCCTCATCTTTCTCTGAAAGATGTAGAGTATGTTGCTGACGTGCTTCTGAAGACTTTACCATCAACTAAAGCTCCGGGAGTTTCTGCAGATCAGGATTCCTTCATCACAGCTGAAAAGGTTTCTAAAGCCTTGCTGCATAGTACTTTTCTTCCAGAAATTAAGGTGCTTCACTGTGCTTTTATAAGCCGCGTTATTCAGCAGTGCTCTAGTGTGTTTTGTTCTGCTACTCAAGGCATCGTAGATCAGCCTATTCAACAGCTGTCTGCAGTTAATATACCATGGCATGAGGAAGTCCTCTCATCTTGCAAGATGGTTGGCATGGGGGAGGCACAGTCAGAAAACAATCAATCAAAGGATGAACCCTTCATTTGCTGGACAACAATGGAAAAAATTGCTCAACATATATTGTTGTTAACAAGGACCGGTTCCCCCATTACTTTGGAAGAAGACCAGATAGAAAGCTTTCTGCATTTACTAGAGATGATTTCTGCATTGAAACTTGACAGTCTTTTTCCTTCCGACCATACCCGTTGTTTTCTCTTGCTGCTATCCTTGGTAGCCAATACCAGAGCTAACATCTCTTGCAGTAAGTTGCTATCATTGAAGTTTCTAATTACCTGCTTCCGCCTCCTAACATGCCTACAGACTGGCAGAAGTGTCAACTCTATCTTTAAAGTTTTTCATGCCAGCGATGCTCTTGAGGCTGTCATGACCGCCCTGTTTGCAGCcagcaagtgctttgctgatgTTTTGACCACTCCCGCCTGGGCAGAATTTCTCCAGGTGATCCAAACCTTTTTGGAATGCTTTCTTCAGATGATTGTCGAAAAGAGGCAGAGCCTGAAACTCAATTTGGAAAAGTTCTCTTTTTTCCTAGCGAGCTGCAAACCATATGTTGATGCAGACAGAGGCAAGCCCTGGAACACTGCAGTCAATCAGCTGCTCTTAGTGCCGCTAACCACACTCTGCCATGTTCTGACTCTGtacctccagcagcagccagagaagaAACAACAACTGACAGAAATGCTGTCTGCTTTGTTGAAGCCAACAGTCCTCCAGACAGGAACAGCCATCCAGCTCTGCCTTAGAAACCTCACCAAAGACCAGCCTTTGCCTTTGGCTTTCATCCCAGCTGTCTCAACTCTACTGAAAGCAGATCTGAGCTACATGTGTACTGGTCGCTTTATGAAAATGGAAGGCAAGCAGGAGAATCCTAAAGACCCAGGAAAATATCGGGAGTATTCCCACACTGAACTGTACCAAAAGTTTTACACTCAAGTACTGAGAGAGCTGACCTCTGTGGAAGGCCATCTCCAGTTCTTTCACTCTGCCTTGCAGTTTTTAACTGTTTTCTGCTCAGTAACAGATCTGTATCCTGGAGAAGAGACTGCTCTCACTGTGTTCCATGCTGTAAAAAAACTCCTTGCTG CAACTATCACTCAAGGAGTTAATGGATCGGCTTAG